Proteins from a single region of Rhodopirellula halodulae:
- the groL gene encoding chaperonin GroEL (60 kDa chaperone family; promotes refolding of misfolded polypeptides especially under stressful conditions; forms two stacked rings of heptamers to form a barrel-shaped 14mer; ends can be capped by GroES; misfolded proteins enter the barrel where they are refolded when GroES binds) has translation MPKIIAFDQEAREAIRRGVTKLARTVKVTLGPKGRNVILQKSFGSPTVTKDGVTVAKEVELEDPYENMGASMVREVASKTSDVAGDGTTTATVMAEAIFNEGLKAVVAGVNPIQMKSGIETAVSDITEQLHSMAVKVKDQEAMANVATIASNNDREIGTLLADAMSKVGKDGVITVDEGKSLQTEQEWVEGMQFDRGYLSPYFVTDSTSMEVVLEDAYVLVFEKKISNIKDMVPLLEKVVQQGKPLLIIAEDVDGEALATLVINRLRGTFTVCAVKAPGYGDRRKAMMEDIAILTGGQAIFEALGVKLESVDLPQLGRAKKVIVDKDNTTIIEGGGKSADIKARIDQIRREIELSTSDYDREKLEERLAKLAGGVAKVNVGAATESEMKEKKARVEDALHATRAAVEEGILPGGGVALLRASGKVKPADSLSDDQLVGYNIVLRACRAPLTMISENAGQDGGIVCEKVLAMKGNEGYNALTDTYEDLVKSGVIDPTKVTRTALGNAASVATLLLTSDALVAEKPEKGKAGHGGDHDMY, from the coding sequence ATGCCAAAAATCATTGCCTTTGACCAAGAAGCACGCGAAGCGATTCGCCGCGGCGTGACCAAGCTCGCTCGCACCGTCAAAGTCACCTTGGGCCCCAAGGGTCGCAACGTGATTTTGCAAAAGAGCTTCGGCAGCCCCACCGTGACCAAAGACGGCGTGACCGTTGCCAAGGAAGTCGAACTGGAAGATCCCTATGAAAACATGGGTGCATCGATGGTTCGCGAAGTCGCTAGCAAGACCAGCGACGTGGCCGGCGACGGTACCACGACCGCAACCGTGATGGCCGAAGCGATCTTCAACGAAGGCCTGAAAGCCGTCGTCGCTGGCGTCAACCCAATCCAAATGAAGAGCGGCATCGAAACCGCCGTCTCGGACATCACCGAGCAACTTCACAGCATGGCGGTCAAAGTCAAAGACCAAGAAGCCATGGCCAACGTCGCGACCATCGCCAGCAACAACGACCGTGAAATCGGAACGCTGCTCGCCGACGCGATGAGCAAGGTTGGCAAAGACGGCGTCATCACCGTCGACGAAGGCAAGAGCCTGCAGACCGAACAAGAATGGGTCGAAGGCATGCAGTTCGATCGCGGTTACCTGTCGCCTTACTTCGTGACCGACTCGACCAGCATGGAAGTCGTTCTCGAAGACGCCTACGTCTTGGTCTTCGAAAAGAAGATCAGCAACATCAAAGACATGGTGCCGTTGCTGGAAAAAGTGGTTCAGCAAGGCAAGCCTTTGTTGATCATCGCCGAAGACGTCGACGGCGAAGCACTCGCGACCCTCGTTATCAACCGCCTGCGTGGCACCTTCACCGTCTGTGCCGTGAAGGCTCCTGGCTACGGCGATCGCCGCAAAGCCATGATGGAAGACATCGCGATCTTGACCGGTGGCCAAGCCATCTTCGAAGCTCTCGGCGTCAAGTTGGAAAGCGTCGACCTGCCACAACTGGGTCGCGCTAAGAAGGTCATCGTCGACAAAGACAACACGACGATCATCGAAGGTGGCGGCAAGAGCGCCGACATCAAGGCTCGCATCGACCAAATCCGTCGCGAAATCGAACTCAGCACCAGCGACTACGATCGCGAAAAGCTGGAAGAGCGTTTGGCCAAGCTGGCCGGCGGTGTCGCCAAGGTGAACGTGGGTGCGGCCACCGAAAGCGAAATGAAAGAGAAGAAGGCTCGTGTTGAAGACGCCCTGCACGCAACCCGTGCTGCCGTCGAAGAAGGCATCCTTCCCGGTGGTGGCGTTGCCTTGCTGCGTGCCAGCGGCAAAGTCAAACCAGCCGACTCGCTCAGCGACGACCAACTGGTCGGCTACAACATCGTCCTGCGTGCTTGCCGTGCTCCGTTGACCATGATCAGCGAAAACGCTGGCCAAGACGGCGGCATCGTTTGCGAAAAGGTTTTGGCGATGAAGGGCAACGAAGGCTACAACGCGTTGACCGACACCTACGAAGACTTGGTCAAGTCGGGCGTCATCGACCCAACCAAGGTGACTCGCACCGCACTGGGCAACGCGGCCAGCGTCGCAACCTTGTTGCTGACCAGCGACGCGTTGGTTGCTGAGAAGCCAGAGAAGGGCAAAGCCGGACACGGCGGCGACCACGACATGTATTGA
- the sucD gene encoding succinate--CoA ligase subunit alpha: MSILVDKNTKVICQGITGNAGTFHALGCRDYGTQMVGGVTPGKGGQDVEGIPVFDTVEEAVSKTGADATMIFVPPPFTADAILEAVDAGIKTIAAITEGVPVIDMVRVYEKVKASDSILIGPNCPGLITPGECKIGIMPGYIHTPGKIGVMSRSGTLTYEAVWQTSSLKLGQSTCVGLGGDPIVGTNYIDLFKMYQEDDQTEAILMIGEIGGSAEEEAAAFVKEHVTKPVAAFIAGRTAPPGKRMGHAGAIISGGKGTAEEKVAALEDAGIVVAPSPAKMGEAIVEAMSK, from the coding sequence ATGAGTATTCTGGTCGATAAAAACACCAAGGTCATCTGCCAAGGGATCACCGGGAACGCCGGGACCTTTCACGCATTGGGTTGCCGCGACTATGGCACCCAAATGGTCGGCGGCGTGACGCCGGGCAAAGGCGGACAAGACGTCGAAGGCATCCCCGTTTTTGACACCGTCGAAGAAGCGGTTTCCAAAACCGGTGCCGACGCCACGATGATTTTCGTGCCACCCCCGTTCACCGCCGACGCGATCCTGGAAGCCGTCGACGCGGGCATCAAAACGATCGCCGCGATCACCGAAGGCGTCCCCGTCATCGACATGGTCCGCGTCTACGAAAAGGTCAAGGCGAGCGATTCGATCTTGATTGGACCCAACTGCCCCGGTTTGATCACTCCCGGCGAGTGCAAGATCGGCATCATGCCCGGTTACATTCACACGCCCGGCAAGATCGGCGTGATGAGCCGCAGCGGAACATTGACCTACGAAGCCGTTTGGCAAACCAGCTCGCTGAAGTTAGGCCAGAGCACCTGCGTCGGTTTGGGCGGTGACCCGATCGTCGGCACCAACTACATCGACCTGTTCAAGATGTACCAGGAAGACGACCAAACCGAAGCGATCCTGATGATCGGTGAAATCGGCGGCAGTGCGGAAGAAGAAGCCGCGGCATTCGTCAAAGAGCATGTGACCAAACCGGTCGCAGCCTTCATCGCGGGTCGCACGGCACCTCCCGGCAAACGCATGGGCCACGCCGGCGCCATCATTAGCGGCGGCAAAGGAACCGCGGAAGAGAAAGTCGCCGCTTTGGAAGACGCTGGCATCGTCGTGGCTCCCTCACCCGCCAAAATGGGTGAAGCCATCGTCGAAGCCATGTCGAAGTAG
- the sucC gene encoding ADP-forming succinate--CoA ligase subunit beta, which translates to MKIHEYQGKQLFRSAGVPVLEGHMVTTPDEAAAAYEKLGGKIAVVKAQIHAGGRGKGNIIDNPDQKGVVLVKSADEAKAAAEGLLGNKLVTIQTGPEGQTVSKVFVEAGCDIARELYLGIVVDRGASKPVLMVSTEGGVEIETVAEETPELIFKEHFDPAVGLDGYQVRKLCKKLGIEGAAAKSAFKFMTSMCRFFVDYDCEMAEINPLVITGDGQMVALDAKISFDENAMFRHKDLEELRDLSEEEESELRAKKAGLSYVKLDGNIACLVNGAGLAMSTMDIIKYHGGEPANFLDVGGGANAAQVTEAFRILLSDPNCKGVLVNIFGGIARCTTIADALITASKEVGFNVPLVVRLEGTEVEEGRKMLAESDVDIINAMDLTDAAEKIVAATK; encoded by the coding sequence ATGAAAATTCACGAGTATCAAGGCAAACAGCTTTTCCGCTCCGCCGGTGTTCCGGTTTTGGAAGGGCACATGGTGACGACGCCTGACGAAGCGGCCGCCGCCTACGAAAAGTTGGGTGGCAAAATCGCCGTCGTCAAAGCCCAAATCCACGCGGGCGGTCGCGGCAAAGGCAACATCATTGATAACCCCGATCAAAAGGGTGTGGTGCTGGTCAAATCGGCCGACGAAGCCAAAGCCGCCGCGGAAGGCTTGCTGGGTAACAAGCTGGTCACGATTCAAACCGGTCCCGAAGGCCAAACGGTTTCGAAAGTCTTCGTCGAAGCCGGCTGCGACATCGCTCGCGAATTGTATTTGGGGATCGTTGTTGACCGCGGGGCCAGCAAGCCCGTTTTGATGGTCAGCACCGAGGGTGGTGTTGAGATCGAAACTGTCGCGGAAGAAACTCCTGAACTGATCTTCAAGGAGCACTTCGATCCCGCCGTGGGACTGGATGGCTATCAAGTTCGCAAGCTCTGCAAGAAACTGGGAATCGAAGGAGCCGCCGCTAAAAGCGCCTTCAAGTTCATGACTTCGATGTGCCGCTTCTTTGTCGATTACGACTGCGAAATGGCCGAGATCAACCCGCTTGTGATCACCGGCGACGGCCAAATGGTGGCTCTGGACGCCAAGATCTCCTTCGACGAGAACGCCATGTTCCGTCACAAGGATCTGGAAGAACTTCGTGACCTCAGCGAAGAGGAAGAGTCCGAACTGCGAGCTAAGAAAGCTGGCCTGAGTTACGTCAAACTCGACGGCAACATCGCTTGCTTGGTCAACGGTGCTGGTTTGGCGATGTCGACGATGGACATCATCAAGTACCACGGCGGCGAACCAGCCAACTTCTTGGACGTGGGTGGTGGAGCCAATGCGGCTCAGGTCACCGAAGCGTTCCGCATTCTGTTGTCCGACCCGAACTGCAAAGGCGTCTTGGTCAACATCTTCGGCGGGATCGCTCGCTGCACAACGATTGCGGACGCGTTGATCACCGCCAGCAAAGAAGTCGGATTCAACGTGCCATTGGTGGTGCGATTGGAAGGCACCGAGGTCGAAGAAGGCCGCAAAATGTTGGCTGAAAGCGACGTCGACATCATCAACGCAATGGATTTGACCGACGCGGCCGAAAAGATTGTCGCCGCGACAAAGTGA
- a CDS encoding co-chaperone GroES, producing MAAATKSATKIRLQPLGERIVVQREESETTTAGGIVLPDSAKEKPARGTVVALGTGKLLDDGSRADFQLATGDRVLFSSYAGETVEVDDTEYLLMREDDVLAVIE from the coding sequence ATGGCAGCAGCCACGAAGAGTGCAACCAAAATCCGTTTGCAACCCCTCGGCGAACGCATCGTTGTTCAACGTGAGGAAAGTGAAACCACGACCGCCGGCGGCATCGTGTTGCCTGATTCGGCCAAGGAAAAGCCAGCTCGCGGCACCGTGGTGGCCTTGGGCACCGGCAAATTGCTCGACGACGGCAGCCGTGCTGACTTCCAATTGGCAACCGGCGACCGCGTGCTGTTCAGCAGCTACGCCGGCGAGACCGTCGAAGTCGACGACACCGAATACCTGCTCATGCGAGAAGACGACGTCCTGGCCGTCATCGAGTGA